A stretch of Tripterygium wilfordii isolate XIE 37 chromosome 11, ASM1340144v1, whole genome shotgun sequence DNA encodes these proteins:
- the LOC120008986 gene encoding probable inactive leucine-rich repeat receptor-like protein kinase At3g03770 isoform X2 yields MGHLYLPLLLFLLFVFFIPTTPALQTYQGQVLLQLRKHLEYPSQLDFWENYNGDLCNVASTAHMSLSCEDNFVSELKIMGDSRLVEVSDFNGFAVSNRTLSESFSIDSFVTTLTRLTRLRVLRLVSLGIWGALPDKIHRLYSLELLDLSSNFMFGSVPLGMSRMANLSSLTLDSNYFNGTVPDWFDLLSNLTVLSMKSNRFTGPFPSSICKITTLTDLSLSHNELSGRLPDLSTLPNLKVLDLRENKFDSGLPGMSKGLVTALLSKNGFSGKIPEQFSELGQLQHLDISFNNLIGTPPFALFSLPNISYLNLASNKLSGSLPNHLTCGDKLGFIDISANKLIGELPSCLDNIPNERVVMFSGNCLSIDAQHQHEESYCREANVKGEHSRRRLLGILVAVVGGVVLIMVLLAFPVYFLHRTCCFRSTFEQHMFPKVAIETSSTGISSEVLANARIISEAAKLGTQVAPVCHLFSLEELKEATNNFDLSTFMGEGSIGKIYKGRLENGTYVAIRSLSLLKKQSIQNLKVRLDLLSKLHHPHLVGLLGHCILGGVPENSSTNKIFLVYEFLPNGSYGTHLSENFAGEVLKWPERLAILIGVAKAVHYLHTGVIPGNFDNRLKTNNILLDEHRIAKLSDYGMSIITEEFGKLETRGDGSKTCQGTNIKDDVYNFGFILLESLVGPIVCSNGEAFLLNEMASFSSQDGRKRIVDPVVLTTCCQESLSIAISITKKCISPEPSSRPSFEDVLWNLQYAAQVQATADTEQKSDSTSQS; encoded by the exons ATGGGTCATCTGTACTTGCCCCTTTTATTGTTCCTTTTGTTCGTCTTCTTTATCCCAACCACCCCCGCATTACAGACCTATCAAGGGCAAGTCCTATTGCAGCTAAGGAAGCATTTAGAGTACCCTTCACAACTGGATTTTTGGGAGAATTACAATGGCGACCTTTGCAATGTTGCGTCAACTGCACATATGAGTCTCTCATGCGAGGACAACTTTGTCTCTGAGCTCAAAATTATGGGAGACAGCAGGCTTGTCGAGGTTAGTGACTTCAATGGATTTGCTGTTTCCAACCGAACTTTGTCTGAGAGTTTCTCCATTGACTCATTTGTCACCACATTGACAAGACTAACCAGGTTGAGGGTTCTTAGATTGGTGTCTCTAGGGATCTGGGGAGCACTACCTGATAAGATTCATAGGCTGTATTCGCTTGAACTTTTAGACTTGAGCTCGAATTTTATGTTTGGTTCTGTTCCACTTGGAATGTCAAGGATGGCTAATCTAAGTTCTCTAACGCTGGATAGCAATTACTTCAATGGGACTGTTCCTGATTGGTTTGATTTGTTGTCGAATCTCACTGTTTTGAGCATGAAAAGCAACAGATTTACTGGTCCATTTCCTTCTTCGATATGCAAAATTACAACGCTAACCGACCTTTCTTTGTCTCACAATGAGCTTTCTGGTAGATTGCCTGATTTAAGCACCTTACCTAACCTGAAAGTATTGGATTTAAGGGAAAACAAATTTGATTCTGGGCTACCTGGAATGTCTAAAGGGTTGGTTACAGCTCTTCTGAGCAAGAACGGCTTCTCAGGGAAGATTCCTGAACAATTTAGTGAACTGGGTCAGCTTCAGCACCTTGATATTTCCTTCAATAATCTGATTGGGACACCTCCCTTTGCATTGTTCTCTTTGCCAAATATCAGTTATTTGAATTTGGCATCCAACAAGCTTAGCGGGTCGCTTCCAAATCATCTGACTTGTGGTGATAAGCTTGGGTTTATCGATATTTCGGCTAACAAGTTGATAGGTGAACTTCCCTCTTGCTTGGACAATATTCCCAATGAGAGAGTTGTTATGTTCAGTGGGAATTGCTTGTCAATTGATGCACAACACCAGCATGAGGAGTCATACTGTAGGGAAGCTAATGTGAAGGGTGAACATTCTAGACGTAGACTATTAGGAATATTAGTTGCGGTTGTTGGTGGAGTTGTTCTCATTATGGTGCTATTAGCATTTCCGGTTTATTTTTTGCATCGAACATGCTGTTTTAGAAGCACTTTTGAGCAGCATATGTTTCCCAAGGTTGCGATAGAGACTTCATCAACAGGGATTTCTTCTGAGGTGCTTGCAAATGCCA GAATCATTTCCGAAGCAGCTAAGCTAGGGACACAAGTTGCTCCAGTCTGCCACTTATTTTCCTTGGAAGAGTTGAAGGAAGCCACAAACAACTTTgatttatcaacatttatgggTGAAGGCTCCATTGGAAAG ATTTACAAAGGGAGATTGGAGAATGGGACATATGTTGCTATACGATCTCTGTCTCTCTTGAAGAAACAATCAATTCAAAACCTCAAGGTTCGGCTGGATTTACTATCAAAGCTTCACCATCCACATTTGGTTGGTCTCTTGGGTCATTGTATTCTAGGTGGCGTACCTGAAAATTCTAGTACAAACAAAATCTTCCTTGTATATGAATTTCTACCCAATGGAAGTTATGGCACTCACCTTTCAG AAAATTTTGCTGGGGAAGTCCTTAAGTGGCCTGAGAGACTGGCAATTTTAATTGGTGTTGCCAAAGCGGTGCATTATCTGCATACTGGTGTAATTCCTGGTAATTTTGACAATCGattgaaaacaaacaatatcCTGCTCGATGAACATCGGATCGCAAAGCTAAGTGATTATGGAATGTCCATAATCACAGAAGAATTCGGAAAACTAGAG ACAAGGGGAGACGGCTCAAAGACATG CCAGGGGACAAACATAAAGGATGATGTTTACAACTTTGGATTTATTCTACTTGAATCGCTTGTGGGTCCTATAGTTTGCAGTAACGGAGAAGCATTTCTGCTGAATGAAATG GCATCCTTCAGCAGTCAGGACGGTCGAAAAAGAATCGTGGATCCTGTTGTACTAACTACTTGCTGCCAAGAGTCATTATCGATTGCGATTTCCATCACAAAGAAATGCATATCTCCTGAACCATCATCTCGTCCTTCTTTTGAGGATGTCCTATGGAACTTACAATACGCTGCTCAAGTTCAGGCCACAGCTGATACCGAGCAGAAGTCAGATTCTACGTCCCAGTCATAA
- the LOC120008986 gene encoding probable inactive leucine-rich repeat receptor-like protein kinase At3g03770 isoform X1 — protein sequence MGHLYLPLLLFLLFVFFIPTTPALQTYQGQVLLQLRKHLEYPSQLDFWENYNGDLCNVASTAHMSLSCEDNFVSELKIMGDSRLVEVSDFNGFAVSNRTLSESFSIDSFVTTLTRLTRLRVLRLVSLGIWGALPDKIHRLYSLELLDLSSNFMFGSVPLGMSRMANLSSLTLDSNYFNGTVPDWFDLLSNLTVLSMKSNRFTGPFPSSICKITTLTDLSLSHNELSGRLPDLSTLPNLKVLDLRENKFDSGLPGMSKGLVTALLSKNGFSGKIPEQFSELGQLQHLDISFNNLIGTPPFALFSLPNISYLNLASNKLSGSLPNHLTCGDKLGFIDISANKLIGELPSCLDNIPNERVVMFSGNCLSIDAQHQHEESYCREANVKGEHSRRRLLGILVAVVGGVVLIMVLLAFPVYFLHRTCCFRSTFEQHMFPKVAIETSSTGISSEVLANARIISEAAKLGTQVAPVCHLFSLEELKEATNNFDLSTFMGEGSIGKIYKGRLENGTYVAIRSLSLLKKQSIQNLKVRLDLLSKLHHPHLVGLLGHCILGGVPENSSTNKIFLVYEFLPNGSYGTHLSENFAGEVLKWPERLAILIGVAKAVHYLHTGVIPGNFDNRLKTNNILLDEHRIAKLSDYGMSIITEEFGKLETRGDGSKTCQGTNIKDDVYNFGFILLESLVGPIVCSNGEAFLLNEMQASFSSQDGRKRIVDPVVLTTCCQESLSIAISITKKCISPEPSSRPSFEDVLWNLQYAAQVQATADTEQKSDSTSQS from the exons ATGGGTCATCTGTACTTGCCCCTTTTATTGTTCCTTTTGTTCGTCTTCTTTATCCCAACCACCCCCGCATTACAGACCTATCAAGGGCAAGTCCTATTGCAGCTAAGGAAGCATTTAGAGTACCCTTCACAACTGGATTTTTGGGAGAATTACAATGGCGACCTTTGCAATGTTGCGTCAACTGCACATATGAGTCTCTCATGCGAGGACAACTTTGTCTCTGAGCTCAAAATTATGGGAGACAGCAGGCTTGTCGAGGTTAGTGACTTCAATGGATTTGCTGTTTCCAACCGAACTTTGTCTGAGAGTTTCTCCATTGACTCATTTGTCACCACATTGACAAGACTAACCAGGTTGAGGGTTCTTAGATTGGTGTCTCTAGGGATCTGGGGAGCACTACCTGATAAGATTCATAGGCTGTATTCGCTTGAACTTTTAGACTTGAGCTCGAATTTTATGTTTGGTTCTGTTCCACTTGGAATGTCAAGGATGGCTAATCTAAGTTCTCTAACGCTGGATAGCAATTACTTCAATGGGACTGTTCCTGATTGGTTTGATTTGTTGTCGAATCTCACTGTTTTGAGCATGAAAAGCAACAGATTTACTGGTCCATTTCCTTCTTCGATATGCAAAATTACAACGCTAACCGACCTTTCTTTGTCTCACAATGAGCTTTCTGGTAGATTGCCTGATTTAAGCACCTTACCTAACCTGAAAGTATTGGATTTAAGGGAAAACAAATTTGATTCTGGGCTACCTGGAATGTCTAAAGGGTTGGTTACAGCTCTTCTGAGCAAGAACGGCTTCTCAGGGAAGATTCCTGAACAATTTAGTGAACTGGGTCAGCTTCAGCACCTTGATATTTCCTTCAATAATCTGATTGGGACACCTCCCTTTGCATTGTTCTCTTTGCCAAATATCAGTTATTTGAATTTGGCATCCAACAAGCTTAGCGGGTCGCTTCCAAATCATCTGACTTGTGGTGATAAGCTTGGGTTTATCGATATTTCGGCTAACAAGTTGATAGGTGAACTTCCCTCTTGCTTGGACAATATTCCCAATGAGAGAGTTGTTATGTTCAGTGGGAATTGCTTGTCAATTGATGCACAACACCAGCATGAGGAGTCATACTGTAGGGAAGCTAATGTGAAGGGTGAACATTCTAGACGTAGACTATTAGGAATATTAGTTGCGGTTGTTGGTGGAGTTGTTCTCATTATGGTGCTATTAGCATTTCCGGTTTATTTTTTGCATCGAACATGCTGTTTTAGAAGCACTTTTGAGCAGCATATGTTTCCCAAGGTTGCGATAGAGACTTCATCAACAGGGATTTCTTCTGAGGTGCTTGCAAATGCCA GAATCATTTCCGAAGCAGCTAAGCTAGGGACACAAGTTGCTCCAGTCTGCCACTTATTTTCCTTGGAAGAGTTGAAGGAAGCCACAAACAACTTTgatttatcaacatttatgggTGAAGGCTCCATTGGAAAG ATTTACAAAGGGAGATTGGAGAATGGGACATATGTTGCTATACGATCTCTGTCTCTCTTGAAGAAACAATCAATTCAAAACCTCAAGGTTCGGCTGGATTTACTATCAAAGCTTCACCATCCACATTTGGTTGGTCTCTTGGGTCATTGTATTCTAGGTGGCGTACCTGAAAATTCTAGTACAAACAAAATCTTCCTTGTATATGAATTTCTACCCAATGGAAGTTATGGCACTCACCTTTCAG AAAATTTTGCTGGGGAAGTCCTTAAGTGGCCTGAGAGACTGGCAATTTTAATTGGTGTTGCCAAAGCGGTGCATTATCTGCATACTGGTGTAATTCCTGGTAATTTTGACAATCGattgaaaacaaacaatatcCTGCTCGATGAACATCGGATCGCAAAGCTAAGTGATTATGGAATGTCCATAATCACAGAAGAATTCGGAAAACTAGAG ACAAGGGGAGACGGCTCAAAGACATG CCAGGGGACAAACATAAAGGATGATGTTTACAACTTTGGATTTATTCTACTTGAATCGCTTGTGGGTCCTATAGTTTGCAGTAACGGAGAAGCATTTCTGCTGAATGAAATG CAGGCATCCTTCAGCAGTCAGGACGGTCGAAAAAGAATCGTGGATCCTGTTGTACTAACTACTTGCTGCCAAGAGTCATTATCGATTGCGATTTCCATCACAAAGAAATGCATATCTCCTGAACCATCATCTCGTCCTTCTTTTGAGGATGTCCTATGGAACTTACAATACGCTGCTCAAGTTCAGGCCACAGCTGATACCGAGCAGAAGTCAGATTCTACGTCCCAGTCATAA